In Dioscorea cayenensis subsp. rotundata cultivar TDr96_F1 chromosome 9, TDr96_F1_v2_PseudoChromosome.rev07_lg8_w22 25.fasta, whole genome shotgun sequence, a genomic segment contains:
- the LOC120268462 gene encoding LOW QUALITY PROTEIN: organic cation/carnitine transporter 4-like (The sequence of the model RefSeq protein was modified relative to this genomic sequence to represent the inferred CDS: deleted 3 bases in 3 codons) — MNSKAADPEAQGGGGDDLRVGLLKSNGDGNKLVIDEMLRRHAGEMGRWQMRHFLLTTLAWSLEAFHTMVMIFADREPAWRCSGLGFCPPDPCGLGPGDWGWIDGSGVSTVAEWGLVCGEKYKVGLVQSAFFLGCMIGAGLFGHLSDSFLGRKGSLTAVCILNTIFGLLTSMSPNYWVYFILRLLTGFSTGGVGLCAFVLATEPIGPSKRAIAGMSTFYFFSGGIALLSGTAYIFKSWRTLYIATSLPSLLFLFAIIPFISESPRWYLVRRRINDAMSVMRAIAQTNGKHIPDGVTLILDDDNDDDVCDEKLEPSNQTQAISGSLVDVIRSPITRNRLFLSIAINFLTSVVYYGLSLNVVNLKTNLYLSVFLNAVSEMPAFLLTALLLNWLGRKPLCASTMFLSGVSCVIGSLLSNSGTMKVPRLVCGLIGIFGMAATYNLLFIYTSELFPTVVRSAALGGASQAAQMGAILAPMVVVLGDTIPFVVFGFCGVLGGLLAFLLPETMNKPLYDTIGGLVEGEKSERVNVKVEMF, encoded by the exons ATGAACTCCAAGGCTGCGGATCCCGAGGCACAAGGCGGCGGCGGCGACGATCTGAGGGTGGGGCTGCTCAAATCGAACGGCGATGGTAATAAGTTGGTGATCGACGAGATGCTGCGACGGCACGCCGGCGAGATGGGTCGGTGGCAGATGCGGCACTTCCTGCTGACGACTCTGGCGTGGTCCTTGGAGGCTTTCCATACTATGGTGATGATTTTCGCCGATCGTGAGCCGGCGTGGCGGTGCTCTGGGTTAGGGTTTTGCCCGCCGGATCCTTGTGGGCTTGGGCCGGGAGACTGGGGTTGGATCGACGGCTCCGGGGTTTCCACGGTGGCGGAGTGGGGGTTGGTGTGCGGCGAGAAGTATAAGGTTGGTCTTGTGCAGTCGGCGTTCTTCCTTGGATGTATGATCG GTGCTGGACTCTTTGGCCATCTATCTGATTCCTTCTTGGGACGCAAAGGATCTCTAACAGCCGTCTGCATTCTGAACACTATCTTTGGTCTCCTAACCTCAATGTCACCAAACTATTGGGTTTACTTCATTCTCCGTCTCCTCACCGGCTTCAGCACTGGTGGTGTTGGCCTTTGTGCTTTCGTCCTTGCCACGGAACCTATCGGGCCTTCCAAACGTGCCATTGCCGGCATGTCAACCTTCTACTTCTTCTCTGGAGGCATTGCCCTACTCTCCGGCACAGCCTATATCTTCAAATCATGGCGCACTCTCTATATAGCCACATCTCTTCCATCCCTTCTCTTCCTCTTTGCCATCATTCCCTTCATATCAGAATCACCAAGGTGGTATCTTGTTCGCCGGAGGATAAATGATGCAATGAGTGTTATGCGAGCCATTGCTCAAACCAATGGCAAACACATCCCAGATGGAGTTACACTCATTCTTGATGATGATAACGATGATGATGTTTGTGATGAGAAGCTTGAACCAAGCAACCAAACTCAAGCTATCTCTGGCTCTCTTGTGGATGTGATAAGATCTCCAATTACTCGAAATCGGCTTTTTCTATCTATTGCTATAAACTTCTTAACCTCTGTGGTCTACTATGGCCTCAGCCTCAACGTCGTCAACCTCAAAACCAATCTATACCTCAGCGTATTTCTTAATGCTGTATCTGAGATGCCGGCTTTCTTGCTCACTGCTTTGTTACTGAATTGGTTGGGGAGGAAGCCATTATGTGCATCAACAATGTTTCTCAGTGGTGTTTCCTGTGTCATAGGGAGTTTATTGAGCAATTCAGGGACAATGAAAGTGCCGAGATTGGTGTGTGGATTAATTGGAATATTTGGCATGGCAGCGACCTACAACTTGTTATTCATTTACACTTCAGAGTTGTTCCCTACGGTGGTGAGAAGTGCAGCATTA GGAGGTGCCTCACAAGCTGCACAGATGGGTGCCATACTTGCT CCTATGGTGGTGGTTTTAGGGGACACGATTCCATTTGTGGTATTT GGTTTTTGTGGAGTACTTGGTGGTTTGCTTGCGTTTCTCTTGCCGGAGACCATGAATAAGCCTTTATATGATACTATTGGAGGTTTGGTTGAAGGAGAGAAGAGTGAAAGAGTAAATGTAAAGGTTGAAATG TTTTAA